From Oceanococcus sp. HetDA_MAG_MS8, the proteins below share one genomic window:
- a CDS encoding transposase yields MEPIKNLAQIGARFEIYESAFEVASFNESGLRAAAVLGGDTRHYKWAAVKKLLSDGHLNITYVPRELAALDEECTRALTSKQLVSRNRRKHYVESIVRLEPDRCCSKKVIAELIPSIAQQISDTKPPSPSSLAEWVKKWRDAGGNCAALTDKPKPSRAEFRDVSPEVLEIVRNAINTDYLTTQRKPKKAVFVEVMRQVANLNASTSKPLDVPSEYIVNKLINKIDLYERDRKRFGTARANRLHKAAGRAFVASEPLETCMADGQLMDVILIDSPMDGSPPNYLGRPYLTAVIDVRTRCILAAFISLQPFSGGTLLKAMQMAMVASPGRPRGIMQKLIVDNGCDYTDSGFIRFMDDQFVTVEHCKPNDPNKKGIVERWFRTLNDRLIHQLPGTTFSNPADRGDYRSQEFATITLAELQEKVQNWIDNKYHQNRHDSLGRAPIDVWNEETIS; encoded by the coding sequence ATGGAACCAATCAAGAACCTGGCTCAAATTGGGGCACGATTCGAGATTTACGAATCAGCATTTGAAGTCGCCTCTTTCAATGAAAGTGGGCTTCGCGCTGCAGCAGTGCTTGGAGGCGATACACGTCACTACAAGTGGGCAGCTGTCAAAAAGCTGCTGAGCGACGGGCACCTGAACATCACATACGTTCCTCGAGAACTGGCCGCACTGGATGAAGAATGCACACGTGCGTTGACATCTAAACAACTGGTCAGTCGCAACCGTCGGAAACACTACGTCGAATCGATTGTTCGCCTAGAACCCGACAGGTGCTGCTCGAAAAAGGTTATCGCCGAGCTCATTCCATCGATCGCTCAGCAGATCAGCGACACCAAGCCGCCGAGCCCATCTTCTCTTGCGGAGTGGGTGAAGAAATGGCGGGACGCCGGTGGCAACTGTGCTGCGTTGACAGACAAGCCAAAACCGAGCCGAGCTGAATTTCGCGATGTCTCCCCCGAAGTCTTAGAGATCGTTCGTAACGCAATCAATACGGACTATTTGACGACTCAGCGGAAACCAAAGAAAGCGGTCTTCGTGGAAGTCATGCGTCAAGTAGCCAACTTAAACGCGAGCACCTCAAAGCCCCTGGATGTGCCATCTGAGTACATCGTCAACAAACTGATCAACAAGATCGACCTGTACGAGCGTGATCGCAAACGATTTGGGACCGCGAGAGCGAACAGACTCCACAAGGCTGCAGGGCGTGCCTTTGTTGCATCCGAGCCGCTGGAAACATGCATGGCCGATGGTCAGCTCATGGATGTGATTCTTATCGACAGCCCAATGGACGGAAGTCCGCCAAATTATTTGGGCCGCCCGTATCTGACTGCAGTTATTGATGTCCGGACCCGCTGCATTCTTGCCGCCTTCATTAGTTTGCAGCCTTTCAGCGGCGGAACACTATTGAAGGCGATGCAGATGGCCATGGTCGCTTCACCGGGGCGCCCCAGGGGAATCATGCAGAAACTGATCGTAGACAACGGTTGCGATTACACGGACTCGGGATTCATCAGGTTCATGGACGACCAATTTGTCACCGTCGAACACTGCAAACCAAATGATCCCAACAAGAAGGGGATAGTTGAGCGCTGGTTCCGCACCCTTAACGACCGACTCATCCACCAGCTACCCGGAACGACCTTCTCGAACCCGGCAGATCGAGGTGACTATCGCTCCCAGGAATTCGCAACCATCACGCTCGCCGAACTGCAGGAGAAGGTTCAGAACTGGATCGATAACAAGTATCACCAGAACCGCCATGACTCCCTGGGCCGCGCTCCTATCGACGTGTGGAATGAGGAGACAATTTCGTGA
- a CDS encoding Mu transposase C-terminal domain-containing protein, with protein sequence MRIPIRTLSAEDAEVTARTTVSRIVTNGRVECHGLHWYSHALRSWEQKQKESRRSRRVELRVDELNLGIVYVDVPDRGYGPIKANSTQPEFTENLSLYELNKLKAELKKKHIASRIGRLADTDALALRIEHFEALDHKNDPVAFRRFSENRAQMRDQRMKLNEKKKRTGPAEDTTLKHPPESTKPEAPKSGPPDPTTTRANPKSSTPVTPPGSFEKEKPSATHCTQPRKMKSSQIKRKAM encoded by the coding sequence GTGAGAATCCCCATTCGAACACTGTCGGCTGAAGACGCCGAGGTCACAGCACGAACGACCGTCAGCCGCATCGTTACAAATGGCCGTGTCGAGTGTCATGGCTTGCATTGGTATTCACATGCCCTGAGGTCCTGGGAGCAGAAGCAAAAGGAATCCAGACGGTCACGTCGCGTCGAACTGCGAGTTGATGAGCTCAACCTTGGCATCGTCTATGTTGATGTGCCCGATCGAGGCTATGGCCCAATAAAGGCCAATTCGACTCAACCTGAGTTCACCGAAAATCTCTCGCTGTACGAGCTCAACAAGCTAAAAGCCGAACTGAAAAAGAAGCACATCGCCAGTCGAATTGGACGACTGGCCGACACTGACGCTCTGGCACTTCGCATAGAGCATTTTGAGGCACTGGATCACAAAAACGATCCTGTCGCGTTTCGCCGTTTTTCCGAAAACAGAGCCCAAATGCGCGACCAGCGAATGAAGCTCAACGAGAAGAAGAAGCGGACCGGGCCAGCTGAGGACACAACACTCAAACATCCGCCAGAAAGCACTAAACCGGAGGCACCGAAAAGTGGCCCTCCCGATCCAACAACCACAAGGGCAAACCCCAAAAGTTCTACACCGGTGACGCCGCCGGGCTCCTTTGAGAAGGAAAAACCCAGCGCAACGCACTGCACTCAACCGAGAAAGATGAAATCTAGCCAGATCAAAAGGAAAGCAATGTGA
- a CDS encoding TniB family NTP-binding protein, whose product MSTQAKTESEYRRFLAPDSKCLNDDERKIVRSISEEVLYTHQIEATLQFIDEIVDKNASQSEPRSGIVVGDAGTGKTTTIEILKGRFPEITDEFHFGHQRRQPLLAVSLPANITQKSMAQTLLQTLGHYANLSGNTKQLTDRLCETIKACEVETIIIDELQHLRGLGNVSRNSASASLRAARNWIKDLVNRLPHLSVILMGVPETLMLIDGESQLERRFTKVHEIKPFAPPQTGCTEFASFVDCLVDAVIQHSGVIKSAEQIYDNPNWAARFFGTTVGNPSRTKDAVTDAALYAYRDGRDHILLTDFHAAFAIRRQSRTRLEEIQRRREESDAVLRSVNNGDVDPFTATDDAVNNLIMPLAA is encoded by the coding sequence GTGAGCACCCAAGCCAAAACTGAATCCGAATACCGCCGTTTTCTTGCTCCGGATTCGAAATGCCTCAATGACGACGAACGCAAGATCGTTCGGTCCATCAGCGAGGAAGTCCTCTACACCCATCAGATAGAAGCAACGTTGCAGTTCATCGACGAAATCGTCGATAAAAACGCTTCTCAGTCAGAACCCCGCAGTGGGATCGTCGTAGGCGATGCGGGCACTGGAAAAACAACGACAATCGAGATTCTCAAAGGCCGATTTCCCGAAATCACCGATGAATTCCATTTCGGCCACCAACGCCGACAGCCACTCTTGGCAGTCAGCCTTCCGGCAAACATCACGCAAAAAAGTATGGCTCAGACCTTACTCCAGACTCTGGGGCATTACGCGAATCTGAGTGGGAACACCAAGCAGTTGACAGACCGTCTGTGCGAAACCATTAAAGCTTGCGAAGTTGAGACGATCATCATTGATGAGCTTCAACACTTGCGCGGCCTGGGTAATGTGTCGCGGAATAGTGCTAGCGCAAGCCTCAGGGCGGCTAGAAACTGGATCAAGGATTTGGTTAACCGACTTCCACACTTGTCGGTGATTCTCATGGGTGTGCCCGAAACCTTGATGCTAATTGATGGCGAAAGCCAACTCGAACGAAGGTTTACGAAAGTCCATGAGATCAAGCCATTTGCACCGCCGCAGACCGGTTGCACTGAATTCGCAAGTTTCGTTGATTGCCTTGTCGATGCGGTGATTCAACATTCCGGCGTCATCAAAAGCGCCGAGCAGATTTACGACAACCCTAACTGGGCAGCTCGGTTTTTCGGCACGACCGTAGGTAATCCGAGCAGGACCAAGGATGCAGTCACGGATGCCGCTCTTTATGCATATCGAGATGGCCGAGACCACATCTTGCTGACCGACTTTCATGCTGCGTTTGCCATACGACGCCAATCTCGAACTCGGCTGGAGGAGATCCAACGACGCCGCGAAGAATCAGACGCCGTCCTGCGGTCGGTGAACAATGGTGATGTCGATCCATTCACAGCAACCGATGATGCCGTGAACAACCTCATCATGCCGCTGGCTGCTTAA
- a CDS encoding TniQ family protein, protein MPQPLPFVPKLQPGESPLSLFRRACMGNFYGSLTQLAFAVNPDIEHSASALPAMARNPNKLRKSLAAMGIDDASITQVEYARTGRGRSDDIIWNGLAVRLGDLQLSHPKFCARCLMDKGYAASVWDHVASVACAEHRVLLVDSCPCCGANWPVQSARFECGCNLSEMADAQKQCSDAAARLLPKIVSAQDQSGIERLTELRRLTRYWKALGIEFSDEVLAELYPVLFDGNWPDALPTCSSSQAVHPRILLMPLLASGSPQTRDLAKNLLHQYAKPLHARNLGFTSLGAAETAAVLGIGLSCLKSLVKANQLAHLADGRYSASEVNALLIGLRGHPLPDGDGLPLRLIRTGKYKRSLSWILDRIKSNEISAYNCPDVGGLGQIVVDKAEVAPRHKCEIPDAYDLAYAADQLGTNTESVRKLLKIGLLPAHRGSSSSAVQWRISASELNKFEERYEFGSSYAKRCGVPTRSAIYKLRARNIQPVSGPGVDGGATYLFRRSQLAGIDINDPSTVTYPDANIRGPHTRFTSKIAMWSSKQVATELGLSPRYIRELVKQEWLVVASVFGRRWMFRSEDVQNLRRRIAEEFVEVSKASQRFKQSPRQFQRTWLDTKQIPVRLFANKRLISKTSIEAALAIWQNSGSASSIGNKIDRGRWLCPNLTKMSKLESCTQMGTKDLFVKLYPRNAEAYPHYEKF, encoded by the coding sequence ATGCCCCAGCCGCTGCCATTTGTTCCGAAGCTGCAACCAGGTGAATCGCCTCTGAGCCTATTTAGGCGAGCATGTATGGGTAACTTCTATGGTTCCCTGACGCAGTTGGCTTTCGCCGTGAATCCGGATATCGAACATTCAGCATCGGCCCTGCCGGCTATGGCTCGCAATCCCAACAAATTGAGGAAGTCGCTCGCCGCAATGGGCATCGATGATGCGAGCATCACGCAAGTGGAGTACGCCAGAACTGGACGGGGTCGCAGTGACGACATCATTTGGAATGGATTGGCCGTTCGGCTCGGCGATCTGCAATTGTCGCACCCGAAGTTCTGCGCGCGATGCCTGATGGACAAGGGCTACGCGGCGTCTGTCTGGGATCACGTGGCCTCTGTGGCCTGCGCCGAGCACCGAGTACTTCTTGTCGACAGCTGCCCATGTTGTGGCGCGAACTGGCCTGTTCAAAGTGCTCGATTCGAATGCGGCTGCAATCTGTCAGAAATGGCCGACGCACAGAAGCAGTGTTCGGATGCAGCGGCTCGCCTGTTGCCGAAGATTGTTTCCGCTCAGGACCAATCAGGCATCGAGCGACTCACCGAACTGCGTCGCCTGACACGCTACTGGAAAGCGCTCGGCATCGAATTCTCCGATGAGGTCCTGGCAGAGTTGTACCCTGTTTTATTTGATGGCAATTGGCCGGATGCCCTGCCAACCTGTTCATCTAGTCAGGCTGTTCATCCGCGAATCCTTCTCATGCCCTTGCTTGCAAGCGGCTCGCCGCAGACACGTGATCTGGCAAAAAATCTGCTCCATCAATATGCAAAGCCACTCCACGCAAGGAATCTCGGATTCACATCGCTCGGAGCCGCTGAGACCGCGGCAGTCCTCGGAATCGGATTGTCATGCCTGAAGTCGTTGGTTAAGGCTAATCAGTTGGCACACCTCGCCGATGGGCGATACTCCGCATCCGAAGTAAACGCTCTCTTGATCGGACTTCGCGGACATCCCTTGCCGGATGGGGACGGATTGCCGCTGCGCCTCATTCGGACAGGAAAGTACAAGCGTTCGCTCAGCTGGATACTTGATCGAATCAAATCGAACGAGATCTCTGCATACAACTGCCCTGATGTCGGCGGGCTCGGCCAGATCGTCGTGGATAAAGCAGAAGTTGCTCCTCGCCACAAATGCGAAATACCCGACGCATATGACCTCGCTTATGCAGCAGATCAGCTCGGGACGAATACCGAATCGGTTAGGAAACTCTTAAAAATTGGCTTGTTACCCGCACATCGCGGATCAAGTTCAAGTGCGGTGCAGTGGCGAATCAGTGCAAGTGAATTGAACAAGTTCGAGGAACGGTACGAATTTGGATCTTCCTACGCCAAGCGGTGCGGGGTTCCGACCCGATCTGCCATCTACAAACTTCGGGCACGCAACATCCAACCAGTCAGTGGGCCGGGAGTCGACGGCGGGGCGACTTACCTTTTCCGAAGAAGTCAGCTTGCCGGAATCGACATCAACGATCCGTCGACCGTGACGTATCCGGACGCGAACATACGGGGACCGCATACTCGTTTCACCAGCAAAATTGCTATGTGGTCGAGCAAGCAAGTAGCGACTGAACTCGGCTTGTCGCCGCGATACATCCGCGAACTGGTCAAGCAGGAATGGCTAGTTGTAGCGTCTGTTTTCGGCAGGCGTTGGATGTTCAGATCAGAGGATGTCCAAAATTTGCGTCGGCGAATCGCTGAAGAGTTCGTTGAAGTCAGTAAGGCCTCGCAGAGGTTCAAACAATCCCCGCGTCAGTTTCAACGCACCTGGTTAGACACAAAGCAAATTCCAGTCAGGCTGTTCGCAAACAAGCGCTTGATCAGTAAGACTTCGATCGAAGCAGCGCTGGCAATTTGGCAGAACTCCGGCAGTGCGTCATCCATCGGCAACAAAATTGATCGAGGGCGCTGGCTCTGCCCGAACCTCACCAAGATGTCCAAGCTGGAATCGTGCACTCAAATGGGCACCAAAGATCTTTTCGTGAAGCTCTATCCGCGCAATGCGGAAGCATACCCACACTACGAAAAGTTCTGA
- a CDS encoding prohibitin family protein, with the protein MGIRILSLGLSLGLSACATIQPDEVGVKNTFGKLDDKVHPPGLVVINPLFTKVMRLPARTENYEVDLALPSKEGLNVQTEVSILYRIQQDQIFDILTQSGTRYEDDIILPVFRSAAADVSSKFMAKDMHSAQRARIESDIRDLMQKYLAERGLVIEAVLLKSVQLPPGLARAVEQKLEAEQDAQRMAFVIQQEELEAKRMLIEAEATRDAQQVLSQGLTPMVLEFRQIEAMEKLATSNNSKVVITNGQTLFSLEEDD; encoded by the coding sequence ATGGGCATACGCATTTTGAGTTTAGGTCTCAGCTTAGGGCTGTCAGCATGCGCCACCATCCAACCGGATGAAGTTGGGGTGAAAAACACCTTTGGCAAGCTTGATGACAAAGTCCACCCTCCGGGATTGGTTGTCATTAATCCGCTGTTTACCAAAGTGATGCGGCTACCCGCGCGCACCGAAAACTATGAGGTGGACCTTGCACTCCCCTCCAAAGAAGGTCTGAATGTGCAGACCGAAGTGTCCATTTTGTATCGCATACAGCAAGATCAAATTTTTGACATTCTCACGCAGTCGGGCACGCGCTACGAAGATGACATCATCCTTCCGGTGTTCCGCTCGGCGGCAGCTGATGTGTCCTCCAAATTCATGGCCAAGGACATGCACAGTGCCCAGCGTGCACGCATTGAATCTGATATCCGGGATTTGATGCAGAAGTACCTGGCCGAGCGAGGGCTGGTCATCGAAGCGGTCCTGCTCAAAAGTGTGCAGCTACCACCTGGTTTAGCCAGAGCCGTTGAGCAAAAGCTGGAGGCCGAGCAAGACGCGCAGCGTATGGCCTTTGTTATTCAGCAAGAAGAACTGGAAGCCAAGCGGATGCTCATCGAGGCTGAAGCAACCCGTGACGCCCAACAGGTACTGTCGCAGGGGCTCACACCAATGGTGTTGGAGTTTCGGCAGATTGAGGCTATGGAAAAGCTCGCCACCTCGAATAACAGCAAGGTGGTCATTACCAACGGCCAAACGCTATTTAGCCTAGAAGAAGACGATTAG
- a CDS encoding DUF2946 family protein — MDERVKRAMAQWPDVPDAYGWLSLDRRGGWRLQGERITNPALVAFIGRNYGATGDGGFAFQNGPQRVHVQLDIAPWIVHLAPSSAAQEPALIDHTGRLCDDLSAAWLDGDGQLWLQMNRGAAVLRDDALIHALDMIRGPSAKGWDEDLLSQPDQLDAADLRWRTTQGDIPLRALKTSPEEAFHFIRIPQAPS, encoded by the coding sequence ATGGATGAACGAGTAAAACGCGCTATGGCGCAGTGGCCTGATGTGCCGGACGCTTATGGGTGGCTTTCCCTCGATCGACGCGGGGGCTGGCGCCTTCAAGGAGAGCGCATCACCAATCCCGCGCTCGTCGCTTTCATCGGGCGCAATTATGGAGCCACCGGCGATGGGGGCTTTGCCTTTCAGAATGGGCCGCAGCGTGTGCATGTGCAACTCGACATCGCCCCGTGGATTGTGCACTTAGCTCCTAGCTCGGCCGCGCAAGAACCGGCGCTCATCGATCACACAGGCAGGCTCTGCGATGACCTGAGTGCTGCCTGGCTGGATGGGGATGGCCAGCTCTGGCTGCAAATGAACCGCGGCGCCGCTGTACTGCGAGACGATGCATTAATCCATGCCTTGGACATGATTCGTGGACCAAGCGCTAAAGGCTGGGACGAAGATCTACTGAGCCAGCCCGATCAGTTGGATGCCGCCGATTTGCGCTGGAGAACCACACAAGGAGATATCCCCCTGCGCGCGCTCAAAACCTCCCCTGAAGAAGCATTCCACTTCATACGAATCCCGCAAGCGCCTTCCTGA
- the yghU gene encoding glutathione-dependent disulfide-bond oxidoreductase codes for MSTNQTYTPPAVWTWNPDNGGRFAAINRPVAGSTHDKELPKGQHNLQLYSLATPNGVKATLILEELLELGVDAADYDAWLINIGEGDQFGSGFVNINPNSKIPALVDHSSESPIRVFESGSILLYLAEKFGHFLPDDPHGRTETLNWLFWQMGAGPYLGGGFGHFYAYAPEKIEYAIDRFAMETKRQLDVLDRCLAEREFLNGQGYSIADMAVWPWYGALVRGLLYDAGEFLQVQEYRHVQRWAKTIAQRPAAQRARMVNRTWGDASEQLPERHSRADFARLKR; via the coding sequence ATGAGTACCAATCAGACCTATACCCCGCCTGCCGTGTGGACCTGGAATCCCGACAACGGCGGCCGCTTCGCTGCAATCAATCGCCCAGTCGCTGGATCTACTCATGACAAAGAGCTTCCCAAAGGGCAGCACAACCTGCAGCTTTACTCTTTGGCGACGCCGAATGGTGTGAAGGCGACTCTGATCCTTGAGGAACTTCTGGAGCTAGGGGTGGACGCTGCAGATTACGATGCTTGGCTCATCAATATCGGCGAAGGCGATCAGTTTGGCTCAGGCTTTGTAAACATCAACCCCAACTCCAAAATTCCGGCACTTGTTGACCATAGCTCTGAGAGCCCCATTCGGGTTTTTGAGTCGGGCTCCATCCTGCTTTACCTGGCCGAGAAGTTTGGGCACTTCCTACCCGATGATCCGCATGGGCGCACCGAGACCCTGAACTGGTTGTTCTGGCAGATGGGCGCAGGCCCCTACCTGGGCGGAGGCTTCGGACATTTTTACGCCTATGCGCCCGAAAAAATTGAGTACGCCATTGACCGCTTTGCCATGGAAACCAAGCGCCAACTCGATGTGCTGGATCGCTGCCTGGCTGAGCGGGAATTCCTCAACGGACAGGGCTATAGCATTGCCGATATGGCGGTTTGGCCCTGGTACGGAGCCCTCGTGCGTGGCCTGCTATACGACGCCGGCGAGTTCCTGCAGGTGCAGGAATACCGCCATGTGCAGCGCTGGGCGAAGACCATTGCTCAGCGCCCCGCCGCACAGCGGGCGCGCATGGTCAATCGCACCTGGGGCGACGCCAGCGAGCAGCTTCCAGAACGACATAGCCGCGCCGATTTCGCGCGCCTCAAACGCTAA
- a CDS encoding CocE/NonD family hydrolase — protein MNRIAHVAGALCTGLVLAACQGGTPTNTTTGAEFRQDSNAQALDKATIESMLTQPVYSDIQRSEYLVEGSDGASLWVNVYRPVDADIKVPVILVKTPYQILNLDPVQHEAAYSQSLVDYFAPRGYAVAFADVRGNYNSGGCIEQTGPVQWQDAYNIVEFLAAEEWSNAKVGMYGASYDGETQMGAALLNPPSLKTIIPTASVSNQYEYSFYDGVPYSLGAIPTNAAYLAISLAPGVHQNALTTYHERLLCMPENFINALDRSGDWNDYWKERDYRVGAEDIQASVLHIHGLQDWNVKPNHVDGWYNALTSEKRALFGQWGHAFPNREDWNFIRHRWFDHYLHDIDTGILQDLPPVLIQNSDGFWHAADSFPPLAAEELRWHLNADGSMGPVADAAVAQAIQDIPQSVEGNELPGVGEGLAGLLGTPDRLVFQSAPLSEPLYLRGRPVLSLKVRTEATQTRWAVLLEQVSPDGNATWINRGYLSTRQLHGTDDIHELTPGDTYVADIRMFPQDDVVPADHSLRLTLRNVDDWVEQDSTYATSEVDLGLEGTVLHLPLADNTRRVPADKLRPGL, from the coding sequence ATGAATCGTATTGCCCATGTAGCGGGTGCGCTTTGCACCGGCTTAGTGCTTGCCGCCTGTCAGGGTGGAACCCCAACCAACACAACCACCGGAGCCGAGTTCCGGCAGGACTCCAACGCACAGGCGCTGGACAAGGCCACCATCGAGTCCATGCTGACCCAGCCGGTGTACTCCGATATTCAGCGCAGCGAGTACCTGGTTGAGGGAAGCGATGGAGCCTCCTTGTGGGTCAATGTGTATCGCCCGGTGGATGCCGACATCAAAGTCCCGGTGATCCTGGTCAAAACGCCCTACCAAATTCTGAATTTGGACCCGGTTCAGCACGAGGCGGCTTACTCCCAGTCGCTGGTGGACTACTTCGCACCGCGTGGTTATGCCGTCGCCTTCGCGGATGTGCGGGGCAATTACAACTCCGGTGGTTGCATCGAGCAGACGGGCCCGGTGCAGTGGCAGGACGCCTACAACATCGTGGAGTTCCTAGCGGCTGAGGAGTGGTCCAACGCCAAGGTTGGCATGTACGGAGCCAGCTATGACGGCGAGACCCAGATGGGCGCGGCCCTGCTGAATCCGCCCAGCCTCAAGACCATCATTCCCACCGCCAGCGTGAGCAATCAGTACGAATACTCGTTCTATGACGGTGTGCCGTATTCGCTGGGCGCCATTCCCACCAATGCCGCCTACTTGGCCATCAGCTTGGCGCCGGGTGTGCACCAAAATGCCCTCACGACCTATCACGAGCGCCTGCTGTGCATGCCAGAGAACTTCATCAACGCGCTGGACCGCAGCGGCGACTGGAACGATTACTGGAAGGAGCGCGACTACCGCGTGGGGGCTGAGGATATCCAGGCCAGCGTGCTGCACATCCATGGTTTGCAGGACTGGAACGTGAAACCCAACCATGTGGATGGTTGGTACAACGCGCTTACCAGCGAGAAGCGCGCTCTGTTTGGTCAATGGGGCCATGCCTTTCCCAACCGCGAGGATTGGAACTTCATCCGCCACCGCTGGTTTGACCATTACCTGCACGACATCGACACCGGCATCTTGCAGGATCTGCCGCCGGTTCTGATCCAAAATTCGGATGGCTTCTGGCATGCCGCGGACAGCTTCCCGCCCCTAGCTGCCGAGGAGCTGCGCTGGCATCTCAATGCCGATGGCAGCATGGGGCCGGTGGCCGACGCCGCTGTGGCGCAGGCCATTCAAGATATCCCCCAAAGTGTAGAAGGCAACGAATTGCCTGGAGTCGGCGAGGGGCTGGCTGGACTGCTCGGCACTCCAGATCGGTTGGTCTTCCAGAGCGCGCCCCTGAGCGAGCCCTTGTATCTGCGCGGGCGACCCGTTCTGAGTTTGAAGGTGCGTACGGAGGCCACCCAAACCCGCTGGGCCGTATTGCTGGAGCAGGTCAGCCCTGATGGGAATGCGACCTGGATCAACCGAGGGTACCTGAGCACCCGTCAGCTACATGGCACCGATGACATCCACGAGCTGACACCGGGCGACACTTATGTGGCCGATATCCGCATGTTCCCGCAGGATGATGTGGTGCCCGCCGATCACAGTCTGCGACTCACCTTGCGCAATGTAGATGACTGGGTAGAGCAGGACAGTACCTACGCCACCAGTGAGGTCGACCTGGGGCTGGAGGGCACGGTGCTGCATTTACCCCTGGCCGACAACACACGGCGTGTTCCTGCCGACAAGCTGCGGCCCGGTCTATAA
- a CDS encoding extracellular solute-binding protein, with translation MVSLLRVASFCLVLVLGACGDKAGSNVTTLTVYSARNEQLIGPMLEQYQQLHPELKLNLVTGSAGPLLERLRAEGNTSPADLLITVDAGNLWEAAQTGLLAELDSPTLETAIPSHLRDPNLQWVGLSVRARTLVHHPQRAPASTLSSYAALAKPEWKGRLCLRTSKKVYNQSLVAMLIAEYGEDTAEDIVRGWVANLATPPFSNDTAVLKAIAAGQCDVGIVNTYYYGRLLREDPELPLAIFWPDQDGSGVHVNVSGAGVLKASDNAQAAQKLLEWLASPQAQGDFAGMNLEYPANPAVNAVPAVAAWGEFKPNLINVNEAGRLQATAVKLMDRAGYY, from the coding sequence ATGGTTTCCCTTCTTCGCGTTGCTTCTTTTTGTCTCGTTTTAGTGCTCGGCGCGTGCGGAGACAAAGCAGGCTCGAATGTCACAACTCTAACCGTGTACTCCGCACGCAATGAGCAATTGATTGGTCCCATGCTGGAGCAGTATCAACAACTCCACCCGGAGCTAAAGTTGAACCTGGTTACAGGCAGCGCAGGGCCATTACTCGAGCGTTTGCGTGCCGAGGGCAACACCAGCCCAGCCGATTTATTGATTACCGTCGATGCTGGAAACTTGTGGGAGGCCGCCCAAACCGGCCTACTTGCCGAACTGGACTCACCCACTCTAGAAACGGCCATCCCCAGCCATTTGCGCGATCCCAATCTGCAATGGGTGGGTTTGTCGGTGCGTGCCAGAACCTTGGTGCATCATCCCCAGCGGGCTCCCGCTTCAACTCTGAGCAGCTACGCCGCCTTAGCGAAGCCAGAGTGGAAAGGACGCTTATGCTTGCGTACGAGTAAGAAGGTGTACAACCAGTCCTTGGTGGCCATGCTGATCGCCGAATACGGCGAAGATACCGCCGAAGATATCGTCCGCGGCTGGGTGGCCAACTTGGCAACGCCACCGTTTTCCAATGATACGGCCGTACTCAAAGCCATTGCGGCCGGTCAATGTGATGTGGGTATCGTGAATACCTATTACTACGGGCGATTGCTCCGCGAGGACCCGGAGCTCCCTCTGGCCATTTTTTGGCCAGACCAAGATGGCTCTGGTGTGCATGTCAATGTCTCTGGTGCGGGCGTGCTCAAGGCCTCCGACAATGCCCAAGCGGCGCAGAAGCTCCTGGAATGGCTGGCTTCGCCGCAGGCCCAAGGCGATTTTGCCGGAATGAACCTTGAGTACCCGGCCAACCCTGCCGTAAACGCAGTGCCCGCGGTGGCCGCATGGGGAGAGTTCAAGCCCAACCTTATTAATGTCAACGAAGCCGGTCGCCTACAGGCCACTGCCGTCAAGCTCATGGACCGGGCTGGATACTACTGA